TATATCCCATACCGATATTTCCCTGAACATCCATAATCAAACTTGCATTCCATGCATGCCTACTATCCGGAGCTGTATACGTCCCTTCTTGATGAACTGTCCATGGTTGCCCATCAGCAGTTTGCCTTAATTCGTACCATCTAATACCAGCTTGTTCAGTTGCACTACCATCAACATCTGCAACAAAGTTAAAAACTGCAGAATTGTGTGCCCCAAACTTTCTATACTGTGCTTGATTCATAATTGTCGCCTGTAAGGCATCTACTGATGATCCCCCATTAGGTTGCTGAAGGTTTGAAAAACTTCCTCCGTCAAAGACACCAATGTAAGAAGTGACCCCTTCTGCTGCACCTAAAACCTGTGCCGCTGATACTGTTGAGTTACTTGTGTCTGTCCAATCCATATCTATGGTCCAAATTTTAATATGATCTTCTGTTACTCCTGTCCACGCATCATCTTGCATATATACCACGGTAGCACTTCCCGAGGTTGGCCATGTCCCTCCACTAATATTTAATACTTGAGGGCTATGAAATCCACTAGTAACTAGTCCCGGTAAATTAAAAGAAACAATTTGTGGAGTTGTTCCCGCACTAGCTGCATCAATCATAGCAGACCTTTCAAATACGTGAACTTTATTGGCATTCCCTGTATTCTCTGTCATATAATAACCATCTCTCCAGACAGATAGTTTTTGATAGTCAGTTACCACAGAATAAGTATAAACTGTCCAACCATCGTTTACCGGATCCGGTCCGTCTGAAACTGCTACCTGTACTCCTCCTCCTAAAAATGAGAGTATCCAACGATCTGCATTATTATCATAACTAGCTGTCAAATCACAACATCCGCCAGATGGGAATATCGTAGGGTTTGGAGATACAAGCCCATTTGTAAGTGAGTTTCCACTTTTATCAAATATTTGAAATGCAGTATTAATTACAGAAATATAGTGGTTAGGCCCTACTGCTCCGGCTGGATCCGTAGGCTGAGAACTAGAAGCGCCTGTTTCAAAAACTAATTCTGGGGTTCTGGCAGGGATTCTTCCTGCCAACCTGTGTTTACTTTTAGTCAAAGCATCATCACCTGTAGATCCTTTACCAATAACTACATTGTATTTTGAAGATCTACCATCTTTTATGATGTGTTCTTTTGATAAGTCAGGTCTTATAAGAGAGTTCATACGTGAAGCTAATGATGGAACTTTTTCTACTTTAGAGGGAACTCCCACATAAAAGGGCTTTTGAGGTTCATTTTTCGCAATCTGTGAAAATGCTGTTTGTAATGCAATGAAGAACAAACAAACAATAATTGAGGGGTATTTTTTATTCATTTGATAAAAGTTTAAATAATTAATTTATTAATTAAGTATAAAAGTAGGTTTTTTTCTATTCCACCCCAAAGATTCTATCAGTTTAATTATGTCTTTTTTAATATAAGCTGCTGCCGGTAATACGGAATCGTAGTTGGGCTTTGCATAGAAATACAATGCTCCTTTTAAGAAATTTTTAGTACTGTCCGTTACATGAAATTGAATTTGAGATGCCGCATTACCAGTTATTTCATGTAAGCTACCATATACTTTTTTTTCTTCGTTTATAAAATCTTTAGGAATAATCTGCTCTGCTTTTAGCGTATGTTTATAGACTAGCTTTTCAGATTCAATCAATAGCTCTTTTAAGTTATCTTTTACAGGCCTGTATGTTATATCTATGGAAGCTTTTAGTTTCGGATACATAATTTTAAGCCAATGATTCTCTTCATCTTTAATAACAGCTTTATCAGAAACTAAAAATACATAGGGTCTTTTTACAGCTAGTTTTTTATACACTGCTTTTGCATACGTTAAACTCAAGTATGCTTTAGGTTTGGGCAGTACATCATTTTTGCAGGCAAAAAATATTGATGAAAAAAGGAATATGATTGTTTTAACTTTTAATGTTTTCAAAAAAACAACACCGGTTCCCCAATGTTTTAAAAGAGCTGAGTACACTTTAAACTTGGAACTTTCATACGTTAAATCTGAAACTTTCAAACTATACAACTTTTCTTTCTGCTTTTATTTGAATAATTCGTTTCCTATCTGAAACCTCTATAGTAAACGTATAATTGTTGAAGTTTATTTTGTCTCCTTTGCGGGGAAATTTTCCCGATATTTCCAAAATAAAACCAGCCAATGTTTCCGATTCTCCTTTTTCTTCCTCAAAAATAGCTTCATCTCCTTCAAAAACCTTGCAAAAATCTTTAATACTTATTTTTCCTTCAAAAACATACGTATGGTTATTTATTTTAGAATAAGACAAATCATCCGTATCAAATTCATCATTAATATCGCCGACAATTTCCTCAATAACATCTTCAAGAGTAACAATTCCGCTTGTTCCTCCATACTCGTCAACTACAATTGCTAAGTGGTTTTTCTTTTCTTGAAATTCACTCAGCAAGTCATCCAGTTTTTTGTTTTCCGGAACAAAGAAAGGCTTTCGTAACAACTTTTGCCATTTAAATTGTTTTTTATTCAAGTGAGCTAATAAATCTTTTGCATATAAAACGCCAACAATAGTATCTATATTTTCGTGGTAAACAGGGTTTCTTGAATAGCCGTTTTTAAGGATCTTTTTCACCACATCTTCATAAGGTTCATCATCGGATAATGCAAAAATATCTATCCTCGGTTTCATGATCTGTACCGTCTCCGTACTTCCAAAGTTTACGATTCCTTGTAATATTTTCTGCTCATCTTTTGTCGTAGATTCGTCTGAGGTCAGCTCCAGAGCTTGCGATAGTGTTTCCACTGAAAAATAATTGCTTTTATAGCCGAATCTTTTTTCGATAATTTGAGTAAAATGAATAAGAGGATAGCTAAATGGAGTAAATATAATATTTAAAAAACGGATAGGTTTATGCATCAAATTAGAGAAAAATAGCGCTTTTCGAGAGGCATATATTTTTGGTAAAACTTCCCCGAAAAGTAAAATCAAAAACGTAATAAGTACGACTTCTATTAAAAACCGAATATGAATTTTTAATAAATATAAATCTAAATAATAATTTAAATCCTTAAAAACAACTTCCCCGATTGAGGCAAATAAAAATACAATAAGAATATTGATAAAATTATTGGTTATTAAAATGGTCGCTAGTAATTTTCTGGGCTTTTCAAGGAGTAGGACAATACCATTTTCTCCTTTGGATTTTTCAGATAATATATCCAAATCTGTTTGTGAGAGTGTAAAAAAAGACACTTCACTTCCGGAGATTAACGCAGAGCACGCCAAAAGAATAGTAAGAGCGAGTAAACTAACAACGAGCATATTATTTATACCGGAAAAAAACAGAAAAATACATATAGACTCTGGTGCCAAATTTTAAGAATTCGTTAAACTAAAACAGAAGGTATTTTTCCATACAGCTATAATTCTTTGCTCCGTAATACTACTATGCAATACAAAAAATCCTTCATACGGAAACAAAACCATCAATTTTTGTTTCAATTCAAAAAGTGTAAACGAACTCATTAACTGTTTCGGCTATCATACAAAAATTAGATACTCAAATATACTAAAAAAATCAATCTCTCCCGGATGAAAATGATTTGATGAAATTTGATATTAGCTTAGGTACGGGAAATACTTCTATTGAATTCCAGGAAATAGTTGAATGTCTCATTTCAGGAGTCTCAATGATCCAAAAACGAGTGTATAAATGCTGATGAGAGAGCTTGTGAATAATTTCTTTTTCATTAAACAATGTTATTGATGATGTGGTTGGGAATAATTTTGAGAATTCTTCGGATTGGCAAATATATTTTTCACCTACTGTTTTTTTTGATTCTACAAGCGGGAATTGATATAGTCCCTGCCAAATTCCTTTTCCTTTTCTTTCCTTTAAAATGGTTTTTCCATCATCAGTAACAGTAACTAAATAATTAAAATATCTTTTTTTGACTTTTAACTTTTTCTCTTTAACCGGTAATTTGTGTATGCTTTTTTTTGAAGTGCCAAACAGCTTGAGGAAAACGGACAGGTTTCGCAAAGCGGATTTTGAGGTTTGCAATGTAAAGCTCCAAATTCCATGATGGCTTGATTGTATACTCCGGGTTGGTTTTTATCAATTAACTCTTGGGCTAACCCTTTAAATTTTTTTACGCCTTCAGGTGAATTGATGGGAATATCAATATTAAAATATCTGGCCAACACTCTGTACACATTTCCGTCTACAACAGCATGAGGTTCATTGAAACATATAGAGGAAATTGCCGAAGCAGTATAGTCTCCTACTCCTTTTAGTTTCAAAATCTCTTTATATGTATTAGGAAAATGTCCATCCAAATCATGCACAATTTGTTTTGCGGCAAAGTGCAAATTCCTGGCACGAGAATAATAACCGAGCCCTTGCCACAGTTTTAGAACAGTTGCTTCCGATGCTTTTGCAAGATGAAAGATAGTAGGAAAAGAATGTACAAATTTTACATAATATGGCATTCCCTGAGCTACCCTGGTTTGTTGTAGAATAATTTCCGATAACCAAATAAAGTACGGGTTTTTTGTTTTACGCCACGGGAGATCTCTGTCGTTCTGTAAGTACCAGTGAATTACTGTTTTAGAAAAAATCATGATCACTTTTAAGGACTACAATATTACATTAAACTGTTCATTATTGTTTGATTAAAATTAAAATGTGTTTTTTGTACTGGTAATTTATCCCCGATACTTTTTTCGAAATAGATTAATTATCATATATTTGCCTCCGCATTTTTGAAAATAAATAACTAAAAACAAGAAATATGACGAAAGCGGATATTGTATCGAAAATCTCTGATAAATCGGGTATTGAAAAAACAGATGTATTAACCATTGTAGAAGCATTTATGACCGAGGTAAAAGATGCATTGGAAAATGGAGAGAATGTTTATTTAAGAGGCTTTGGTAGTTTTATTATTAAAACCAGAGCAGAAAAAACAGGAAGAAATATCTCTAAAAATACAACTATTAAAATTCCTGCACACAACATACCGGCTTTTAAACCATCAAAAACGTTTACTGAAGGGGTAAAAAACAAGGTAACAGTAAAGTAAAAAAACAATAATCAAGGCCATAAAGACCTTAACATAAACGAATAATTATGCCAAGTGGTAAAAAAAGAAAGAGAGCAAAAATCTCTACACACAAGCGCAAAAAAAGAGCTAGAGCAAACAGGCATAAGAAAAAGTAAGATCATTTTTCTCTTAACATTTAGTTTAGACGTTCATTGACATTGAGGTTGTTAGACCTCGCACGGTATAGTACCTGACAATATTAAACCATCTGCACAGTTCTGTGTAGTATAAAAACCATTTCAGTATGAAAATAACGTTAATCATTCGATCTAATTCATCTGATATTGATTTTGCCCTGCTAAAAGATGGAAAACTTATTGCATTAAATAGAGAAACAACCGATAACAAATTTTCAGTTGGGGATATTTTTTTAGCCAAAATAGGAAAAGTGTTAACGGGCTTAAATGCTACTTTTGTAAATGTAGGTCATCCGAAAGACGGATTCTTACATTATCATGATTTAGGCGCGCAAGTTCAATCTTTAAATGCATTCATTAAAAAAGTAAGCACAGGTAAGTATAAAGAATTCACTTTAAAAAATTTCCGTTTTGAAAAAGATATTGATAAAGACGGTGGTATTAATGATGTACTAAAATCAGGCCAGAATTTACTAGTACAAATTGTAAAAGAACCAATATCTACCAAAGGGCCGAGAATAAGTTCGGAGCTTTCAATCGCGGGTAGATATTTGGTATTAGTACCTTTTTCCAATAGAATATCAGTATCTCAAAAAATTGAAAATACTAATGAAAAAGAACGCTTAAAAAGATTAGCAAAAAGCATTAAACCCAAGGGGTTTGGTGTTATTTTAAGAACGGTTGCCGAAGGCAAAAAAGTAGCAGAATTGGATAAAGACCTACAGAACTCTTTAGAACGTTGGAAAATGATGTGTAGAAGAATCCCTAATACAAATACGCCAACAAAAATATTGAGTGAATTAAACAGAGCATCTTCGATTTTGAGAGATGTAATGAATGAATCTTTTACAAGTATAATCACCAATGATAAAGACCTTAACCTGGAAATTAAACAGTATTTAAGGGAAATTTATCCGGAAAAAGAAAAGATTGTAAAACTTCATAAGTCTGCCATTCCTATTTTTGAAAGATATGGGATAGAACGCCAAATAAAAACATCTTTTGGTAAAACGGTTTCTATGAGCAAAGGCGCCTATTTGGTAATAGAACATACGGAAGCTTTGCATGTTATCGATGTAAATAGCGGAAATCGATCCAATAAAATAGGATCTCAGGAAGAAACAGCTTTGGAAGTAAATTTAATTGCTGCAACCGAAATTGCACGACAATTGCAATTACGCGACATGGGAGGAATTATTGTAATTGATTTTATAGACATGCATAAAGCTGAAAATAGAAGTAAGTTGTATCTTCATTT
This window of the Flavobacteriaceae bacterium genome carries:
- the gldD gene encoding gliding motility lipoprotein GldD, which gives rise to MKTLKVKTIIFLFSSIFFACKNDVLPKPKAYLSLTYAKAVYKKLAVKRPYVFLVSDKAVIKDEENHWLKIMYPKLKASIDITYRPVKDNLKELLIESEKLVYKHTLKAEQIIPKDFINEEKKVYGSLHEITGNAASQIQFHVTDSTKNFLKGALYFYAKPNYDSVLPAAAYIKKDIIKLIESLGWNRKKPTFILN
- the gldE gene encoding gliding motility-associated protein GldE encodes the protein MLVVSLLALTILLACSALISGSEVSFFTLSQTDLDILSEKSKGENGIVLLLEKPRKLLATILITNNFINILIVFLFASIGEVVFKDLNYYLDLYLLKIHIRFLIEVVLITFLILLFGEVLPKIYASRKALFFSNLMHKPIRFLNIIFTPFSYPLIHFTQIIEKRFGYKSNYFSVETLSQALELTSDESTTKDEQKILQGIVNFGSTETVQIMKPRIDIFALSDDEPYEDVVKKILKNGYSRNPVYHENIDTIVGVLYAKDLLAHLNKKQFKWQKLLRKPFFVPENKKLDDLLSEFQEKKNHLAIVVDEYGGTSGIVTLEDVIEEIVGDINDEFDTDDLSYSKINNHTYVFEGKISIKDFCKVFEGDEAIFEEEKGESETLAGFILEISGKFPRKGDKINFNNYTFTIEVSDRKRIIQIKAERKVV
- a CDS encoding integration host factor subunit beta; translation: MTKADIVSKISDKSGIEKTDVLTIVEAFMTEVKDALENGENVYLRGFGSFIIKTRAEKTGRNISKNTTIKIPAHNIPAFKPSKTFTEGVKNKVTVK
- a CDS encoding Rne/Rng family ribonuclease, with protein sequence MKITLIIRSNSSDIDFALLKDGKLIALNRETTDNKFSVGDIFLAKIGKVLTGLNATFVNVGHPKDGFLHYHDLGAQVQSLNAFIKKVSTGKYKEFTLKNFRFEKDIDKDGGINDVLKSGQNLLVQIVKEPISTKGPRISSELSIAGRYLVLVPFSNRISVSQKIENTNEKERLKRLAKSIKPKGFGVILRTVAEGKKVAELDKDLQNSLERWKMMCRRIPNTNTPTKILSELNRASSILRDVMNESFTSIITNDKDLNLEIKQYLREIYPEKEKIVKLHKSAIPIFERYGIERQIKTSFGKTVSMSKGAYLVIEHTEALHVIDVNSGNRSNKIGSQEETALEVNLIAATEIARQLQLRDMGGIIVIDFIDMHKAENRSKLYLHLKEQMSFDRTKHKILPPSRFGLVQITRQRVRPELSIKTTEPNPNKNGEVEAPIVLIDKIETEMKKIISNPKNKKVVLNTHPFIASYLTKGILSIRFGWYLKYKKWITIVPRDAYTYLHYKFKINRK